The Gasterosteus aculeatus chromosome 17, fGasAcu3.hap1.1, whole genome shotgun sequence genome includes a window with the following:
- the LOC120835482 gene encoding macrophage-stimulating protein receptor isoform X2, whose translation MFTCAALLILCIWIQTQTASGQRTCVPPTPQRPEDFTVKYSLPHFQMDKPIQNIAVNWEDNRPDVYVACQNVIKAVSYDMEEIWEVKTGPVGSPDCSTCGLRDMEIDSEDPVDTDNEVLLLDRFIYPSPYLYFCGSTQHGICHFIDTGSPQPEPKCLYKNSSVTSCKDCLASPLGTKVTIVEEGQTVALFVASSVNERVAQRYPRRSISVVRPLSTEDGFHLVTNGLTVLPGLQNSYKIDYIYSFSTEEFVYFLSLQREDPFKSTSPFQTRLGRLPKRTPEVWMYRELVLDCRYEPKRRRRRSENLKYIVYNGLQAAHFGRIAKDLAVELRVKEAEDILYGVFAEVNARGEPKKSSALCAFPLTDVNLAIDIGVEVCCKRSPEQLSRGLCHFQPCESCPHEGSEGSDTCSAEPTLVSKPYYRVDVFDRQMSDVLFTSILVTTVGNHTLGHFGTSDGRILQVILALYQPIVFANYSLGENKVSRTAEVYSDESLLFVVGNKMFRVPSAGPGCEHFMTCSVCLTAPDFMNCGWCSGLCKREHECLKQWNNDSCAPVITEFSPKTAPAGAETEVTLYGWEFQSPLRPAIISGRTHIVTVGSGTVCSVLPKRSSSEVLVCKIRENTPKQNLNITLEVHEGVKAKRCYSIEGTSQIHGFSFVEPRLTGFRPEHGPVFGGTTVTLTGRHLDSGTQRDVFFADKKCNIQSVRKESGTSSIVCLTAAAVRVGEVPVTIVIDNFNVTTTKTFSYKKDPVITAVHPNCSFQSGSKLVIEGQNLDSAHRTVVEYTSKNLNIQRICSGTSNATHLECWAPTFPEELPEEKSDTGSLSISMDGKRNLWKKHFEYHPNAQIIPFENDDNELLLKPGETEVSLHHSKLNAVHPCMKITMTIGGVDCNVKVLSNELTCRIAKGRVIPQEGLPVEVSVNGRAHAVGKVVHDDGSNNNTVIAGIVMGIIAASALGAGVALGVMIHLRKKKRVDLSNQTSGSGGMAFQGLLYAASNDHLSIPLMARENISMVSLSSELLEEVKDVLIPAEMLRIENSQIIGKGHFGTVYHGYLIDSKQQETHCAVKSLNRITDLREVDQFLREGIIMKGFHHPNILSLLGIMLPKEGLPLVVLPYMKHGDVRHFIRSEKRNPTVKDLIGFGLQVAKGMEYLAQKKFVHRDLAARNCMLDETFTAKVADFGMARDIYDKEYYSIQDHKRVKLPVKWMAIESLQTQKFTIKSDVWSYGILMWELLTRGASPYPDVDPYDITHYLLKGRRLPQPQFCPDTLYSIMLTCWDPEPECRPSFSSLVTEVQHVLSSLVGEHYINLKVTYVNLDQLRAYPSLTGSAEEAEASDTDTDGAAGS comes from the exons ATGTTCACTTGTGCTGCCTTGCTGATACTATGCATAtggatacaaacacaaacagcctcGGGACAGCGCACGTGTGTTCCTCCTACTCCACAAAGGCCGGAGGATTTCACTGTAAAATactccctccctcacttccaGATGGACAAACCCATACAGAACATAGCGGTAAACTGGGAAGATAATCGGCCCGACGTGTATGTTGCGTGTCAGAATGTAATCAAGGCAGTCAGCTATGATATGGAAGAAATCTGGGAGGTTAAAACTGGACCCGTTGGCAGTCCTGACTGTTCCACCTGTGGGTTGCGTGACATGGAAATAGATTCTGAGGATCCCGTGGATACGGACAACGAGGTTCTGCTCTTGGATCGGTTTATATATCCCTCCCCCTACTTGTACTTTTGTGGGAGCACTCAACATGGGATCTGCCACTTCATCGACACCGGCTCTCCGCAGCCCGAGCCGAAGTGTTTATACAAAAACAGCTCCGTGACCAGCTGTAAAGACTGTCTGGCCAGCCCCCTCGGCACCAAAGTCACCATCGTTGAGGAAGGACAAACAGTGGCCTTGTTCGTCGCGTCTTCTGTCAATGAACGAGTGGCACAGAGGTACCCGAGGAGGTCGATATCCGTGGTCAGGCCACTTTCAACTGAGGATGGGTTTCACTTGGTGACGAATGGCCTGACGGTGCTCCCCGGTCTGCAGAACTCGTACAAGATTGATTACATCTACAGCTTCTCCACCGAGGAGTTTGTCTACTTCCTGTCGCTGCAGAGGGAAGACCCTTTCAAGAGCACCTCGCCTTTTCAGACTCGTCTTGGACGACTGCCGAAACGAACCCCGGAGGTGTGGATGTACAGAGAGTTGGTCCTGGACTGCCGCTACGAACCGAAGCGCCGGAGGAGACGAAGCGAGAATTTGAAATACATCGTGTACAACGGGCTACAGGCGGCCCACTTTGGTCGCATCGCGAAGGACTTGGCAGTAGAGCTGAGGGTGAAGGAGGCGGAGGACATTCTGTACGGGGTGTTCGCAGAAGTGAATGCGCGCGGCGAGCCCAAAAAAAGCTCAGCCCTGTGCGCCTTCCCTCTGACCGATGTCAACCTTGCCATAGACATAGGTGTGGAGGTCTGCTGCAAGCGGAGCCCGGAGCAGCTCTCTCGAGGTCTCTGCCACTTCCAGCCGTGCGAGAGCTGCCCACATGAA GGCTCTGAAGGTAGTGACACTTGCAGCGCCGAACCCACTCTCGTGTCAAAGCCTTACTACAGAGTAGACGTCTTCGACAGGCAGATGAGTGACGTCCTTTTCACTTCTATCCTGGTCACCACTGTTGGAAATCACACGCTGGGTCACTTCGGTACCTCAGATGGCCGCATACTGCAG GTGATTCTTGCTCTGTACCAGCCTATTGTTTTTGCCAACTACTCTCTTGGAGAAAACAAAGTGTCCAGGACAGCAGAAGTGTACTCAGACGAGTCCCTTCTCTTTGTGGTGGGAAATAAG ATGTTCAGGGTGCCCTCTGCAGGACCAGGGTGTGAACATTTCATGACGTGCTCCGTGTGTCTGACGGCTCCAGACTTCATGAACTGCGGCTGGTGTTCAGGACTCTGCAAGAGGGAGCATGAGTGTCTCAAACAGTGGAACAACGACTCCTGTGCACCCGTCATCACAGAG ttttCCCCTAAAACAGCACCTGCTGGTGCTGAGACAGAAGTGACATTGTATGGCTGGGAGTTCCAGTCTCCCCTGCGACCCGCCATCATCAGCGGCAGGACCCACATCGTCACCGTGGGCTCTGGGACCGTGTGCAGCGTGCTGCCCAAAAGGAGCAGCAGTGAAGT TCTAGTATGCAAGATTCGGGAAAACACACCAAAACAGAACCTCAACATCACCCTGGAGGTCCACGAGGGGGTCAAAGCCAAGCGCTGCTACTCAATCGAAGGAACCTCACAGATTCACGGCTTCTCTTTTGTG GAGCCGAGATTGACCGGATTCCGGCCTGAACACGGCCCTGTGTTTGGAGGGACGACGGTTACACTGACAGGAAGACATCTGGATTCTGGGACGCAGAGAGACGTCTTCTTTGCTGACAAGAAGTGCAACATCCAAAG cgTTCGCAAAGAAAGTGGGACTTCTTCGATTGTCTGCCTTACAGCAGCCGCAGTCCGTGTCGGCGAGGTACCCGTGACGATCGTCATTGACAACTTTAATGTGACCACCACCAAGACGTTCTCCTACAAGAAAGATCCCGTTATAACCGCTGTACATCCTAATTGCAGTTTCCAAAG CGGCTCCAAGCTGGTGATAGAAGGTCAGAATCTTGACTCCGCCCACAGGACTGTGGTTGAGTACACGTCCAAAAATCTCAACATACAACGA ATCTGCAGCGGCACAAGTAATGCCACACATTTGGAGTGCTGGGCACCTACTTTTCCAGAAGAACTGCCTGAAGAAAAGTCCGACACAGGAAGCCTTTCTATTTCCATGGATGGGAAAAGGAACCTTTGGAAGAAGCATTTCGAATACCACCCTAATGCGCAGATCATTCCTTTTGAAAATGATGACAACGAATTACTTCTGAAACCAGGAGAAACGGAGGTCTCACTGCAC CATAGCAAACTGAATGCAGTACATCCATGCATGAAGATCACGATGACCATCGGCGGTGTGGACTGCAACGTCAAGGTTCTGTCAAATGAGCTGACGTGCAGGATAGCAAAAGGCCGGGTTATTCCTCAGGAGGGGCTTCCTGTGGAG GTGTCCGTGAACGGGCGAGCTCACGCCGTGGGTAAAGTCGTCCACGATGacggcagcaacaacaacactgtCATTGCGGGAATTGTGATGGGCATCATTGCCGCATCAGCTTTAGGTGCTGGCGTCGCATTAGGCGTGATGATCCatttgaggaagaaaaagagag TGGATCTGTCCAATCAAACATCGGGTTCAGGGGGAATGGCGTTCCAAGGGTTGTTGTATGCGGCAAGCAACGACCATCTGTCCATTCCTTTAATGGCCAGGGAGAATATCTCAATGGTCAGTCTGAGCTCTGAACTTCTTGAAGAAGTCAAAGACGTTCTGATCCCGGCTGAGATGCTTCGAATTGAGAACAGCCAGATAATCGGAAAAG gCCACTTTGGCACAGTTTACCATGGATACCTGATAGACAGCAAACAGCAAGAGACCCACTGCGCTGTCAAGTCCCTGAACA GGATCACAGATTTGAGGGAGGTGGACCAGTTCCTCAGAGAGGGCATCATCATGAAAGGTTTCCACCACCCTAACATTCTGTCTCTGCTGGGCATCATGCTGCCCAAAGAAGGGCTCCCCCTGGTGGTTCTGCCGTATATGAAGCACGGAGATGTGCGTCACTTCATCCGCTCTGAGAAAAGG AACCCAACAGTGAAAGACTTGATTGGCTTCGGGCTTCAAGTTGCCAAGGGGATGGAGTATCTAGCACAGAAAAAATTTGTCCACCGAGACCTGGCAGCACGTAActgcat GCTCGATGAGACCTTCACCGCTAAGGTGGCCGACTTCGGCATGGCGAGGGACATCTACGACAAGGAGTACTACAGCATTCAAGATCACAAGCGGGTGAAGCTGCCAGTGAAGTGGATGGCCATCGAAAGCTTGCAAACACAAAAGTTCACCATCAAGTCTGATGTG TGGTCATATGGCATCTTAATGTGGGAGCTGTTGACCAGAGGTGCCAGCCCGTATCCAGATGTGGACCCGTACGACATCACACACTACTTGTTGAAGGGACGTCGGCTTCCGCAGCCACAGTTTTGCCCCGATACTCT CTACTCTATAATGCTGACGTGCTGGGACCCGGAGCCCGAGTGCAGACCGAGCTTCAGCAGCCTGGTAACAGAAGTGCAGCACGTGCTGTCCTCTCTGGTAGGAGAGCACTACATAAATCTGAAGGTCACCTACGTGAACTTAGACCAGCTACGGGCCTACCCGTCCCTCACTGGGTCTGCAGAGGAGGCCGAGGCCTCGGACACGGACACAGACGGTGCTGCTGGCAGCTGA
- the LOC120835505 gene encoding caM kinase-like vesicle-associated protein encodes MPFGCLTLGEKKDYNNPSEVADKYDLGQIVKSEEFCEIFRAKDRNTLKMYTCKKFHKKDGRKVRKAAKNEIMILKMIKHHNILQLVDAFETKKEYFVFLELATGREVFDWILDQGYYSERDTSNVMRQVLEAVAYLHSLKIVHRNLKLENLVYFNRLKHSKIVISDFQLAKLENGLIKDPCGTPEYLAPEVVGRQRYGRPVDCWAVGVTMYILLSGNPPFYDDADEDDDRDKNLFLKILSGDYEFDSPYWDDISDSAKNLVASLMEVDQDQRLTAQEAIAHAWISGNAASDKNIKDGVCAQIEKNFAKAKWKKAVRVTTLMKRLRASEPGDSGASGVAAADPNAPSAGAAPPAGGGAAVGVAASMTAALGEKPSGTQTTVTSALCLPSAAGQEERPPARRNRDDPQMLPPGKGD; translated from the exons ATGCCATTTGGTTGTCTGACGCTCGGGGAGAAGAAGGATTACAACAATCCCTCGGAGGTGGCTGATAAATATGACCTTGGACAGATTGTTAAATC AGAGGAGTTTTGCGAGATTTTCCGGGCAAAGGACAGGAACACCTTGAAGATGTACACCTGTAAAAAGTTCCACAAAAAGGATGGAAGGAAAGTGAGGAAAGCTGCGAAGAATGAGATAATGATCTTAAAGAT GATAAAACATCACAACATCCTCCAGCTGGTTGACGCTTTTGAAACTAAGAAAGAGTACTTTGTTTTTCTGGAGCT GGCGACGGGCAGAGAGGTGTTTGACTGGATCTTGGATCAAGGGTACTACTCGGAGAGGGACACCAGCAACGTCATGCGGCAGGTGCTGGAAGCCGTAGCGTACCTGCACTCTCTGAAAATCGTCCACAGAAATCTTAAG CTGGAGAACCTGGTGTACTTTAATCGTTTGAAGCACTCCAAAATTGTTATCAGTGACTTCCAGTTGGCAAAACTTGAAAACGGACTCATAAAGGACCCGTGTGGCACCCCGGAATATCTCG CTCCTGAGGTGGTCGGGAGGCAGAGATACGGACGGCCTGTGGACTGTTGGGCCGTAGGCGTCACCATGTACATTCT TTTGTCTGGAAACCCTCCTTTCTATGATGACgccgatgaagatgatgatcgTGATAAGAACCTTTTCCTAAAGATTTTGTCGGGAGACTACGAGTTTGATTCGCCATATTGGGATGACATTTCGGATTCTG CTAAAAACTTAGTGGCATCGTTGATGGAAGTGGACCAAGATCAGCGATTAACTGCACAGGAAGCGATCGCCCATGCATG GATTTCTGGAAACGCCGCCTCAGACAAGAACATCAAGGATGGCGTTTGTGCACAAATAGAAAAGAACTTTGCCAAAGCCAAATGGAAG AAAGCGGTCAGGGTGACCACCCTCATGAAGAGACTTCGGGCCTCTGAGCCGGGGGATTCCGGGGCCTCGGGTGTCGCTGCGGCCGACCCCAACGCACCGAGCGCCGGCGCTGCTCCCCCGGCTGGTGGCGGCGCTGCTGTCGGCGTCGCCGCCAGCATGACGGCCGCTCTCGGTGAAAAGCCCTCTGGCACACAGACTACCGTCACCTCTGCGCTCTGCTTGCCCAGTGCGGCCGGGCAGGAAGAGCGGCCGCCGGCGCGGCGCAATAGAGACGATCCCCAGATGTTGCCCCCTGGAAAGGGAGACTAG
- the LOC120835482 gene encoding macrophage-stimulating protein receptor isoform X1 → MFTCAALLILCIWIQTQTASGQRTCVPPTPQRPEDFTVKYSLPHFQMDKPIQNIAVNWEDNRPDVYVACQNVIKAVSYDMEEIWEVKTGPVGSPDCSTCGLRDMEIDSEDPVDTDNEVLLLDRFIYPSPYLYFCGSTQHGICHFIDTGSPQPEPKCLYKNSSVTSCKDCLASPLGTKVTIVEEGQTVALFVASSVNERVAQRYPRRSISVVRPLSTEDGFHLVTNGLTVLPGLQNSYKIDYIYSFSTEEFVYFLSLQREDPFKSTSPFQTRLGRLPKRTPEVWMYRELVLDCRYEPKRRRRRSENLKYIVYNGLQAAHFGRIAKDLAVELRVKEAEDILYGVFAEVNARGEPKKSSALCAFPLTDVNLAIDIGVEVCCKRSPEQLSRGLCHFQPCESCPHEGSEGSDTCSAEPTLVSKPYYRVDVFDRQMSDVLFTSILVTTVGNHTLGHFGTSDGRILQVILALYQPIVFANYSLGENKVSRTAEVYSDESLLFVVGNKMFRVPSAGPGCEHFMTCSVCLTAPDFMNCGWCSGLCKREHECLKQWNNDSCAPVITEFSPKTAPAGAETEVTLYGWEFQSPLRPAIISGRTHIVTVGSGTVCSVLPKRSSSEVLVCKIRENTPKQNLNITLEVHEGVKAKRCYSIEGTSQIHGFSFVEPRLTGFRPEHGPVFGGTTVTLTGRHLDSGTQRDVFFADKKCNIQSVRKESGTSSIVCLTAAAVRVGEVPVTIVIDNFNVTTTKTFSYKKDPVITAVHPNCSFQSGSKLVIEGQNLDSAHRTVVEYTSKNLNIQRICSGTSNATHLECWAPTFPEELPEEKSDTGSLSISMDGKRNLWKKHFEYHPNAQIIPFENDDNELLLKPGETEVSLHHSKLNAVHPCMKITMTIGGVDCNVKVLSNELTCRIAKGRVIPQEGLPVEVSVNGRAHAVGKVVHDDGSNNNTVIAGIVMGIIAASALGAGVALGVMIHLRKKKRANIENRLSTMLSRDRIGSGRDISPTGDYRRVDLSNQTSGSGGMAFQGLLYAASNDHLSIPLMARENISMVSLSSELLEEVKDVLIPAEMLRIENSQIIGKGHFGTVYHGYLIDSKQQETHCAVKSLNRITDLREVDQFLREGIIMKGFHHPNILSLLGIMLPKEGLPLVVLPYMKHGDVRHFIRSEKRNPTVKDLIGFGLQVAKGMEYLAQKKFVHRDLAARNCMLDETFTAKVADFGMARDIYDKEYYSIQDHKRVKLPVKWMAIESLQTQKFTIKSDVWSYGILMWELLTRGASPYPDVDPYDITHYLLKGRRLPQPQFCPDTLYSIMLTCWDPEPECRPSFSSLVTEVQHVLSSLVGEHYINLKVTYVNLDQLRAYPSLTGSAEEAEASDTDTDGAAGS, encoded by the exons ATGTTCACTTGTGCTGCCTTGCTGATACTATGCATAtggatacaaacacaaacagcctcGGGACAGCGCACGTGTGTTCCTCCTACTCCACAAAGGCCGGAGGATTTCACTGTAAAATactccctccctcacttccaGATGGACAAACCCATACAGAACATAGCGGTAAACTGGGAAGATAATCGGCCCGACGTGTATGTTGCGTGTCAGAATGTAATCAAGGCAGTCAGCTATGATATGGAAGAAATCTGGGAGGTTAAAACTGGACCCGTTGGCAGTCCTGACTGTTCCACCTGTGGGTTGCGTGACATGGAAATAGATTCTGAGGATCCCGTGGATACGGACAACGAGGTTCTGCTCTTGGATCGGTTTATATATCCCTCCCCCTACTTGTACTTTTGTGGGAGCACTCAACATGGGATCTGCCACTTCATCGACACCGGCTCTCCGCAGCCCGAGCCGAAGTGTTTATACAAAAACAGCTCCGTGACCAGCTGTAAAGACTGTCTGGCCAGCCCCCTCGGCACCAAAGTCACCATCGTTGAGGAAGGACAAACAGTGGCCTTGTTCGTCGCGTCTTCTGTCAATGAACGAGTGGCACAGAGGTACCCGAGGAGGTCGATATCCGTGGTCAGGCCACTTTCAACTGAGGATGGGTTTCACTTGGTGACGAATGGCCTGACGGTGCTCCCCGGTCTGCAGAACTCGTACAAGATTGATTACATCTACAGCTTCTCCACCGAGGAGTTTGTCTACTTCCTGTCGCTGCAGAGGGAAGACCCTTTCAAGAGCACCTCGCCTTTTCAGACTCGTCTTGGACGACTGCCGAAACGAACCCCGGAGGTGTGGATGTACAGAGAGTTGGTCCTGGACTGCCGCTACGAACCGAAGCGCCGGAGGAGACGAAGCGAGAATTTGAAATACATCGTGTACAACGGGCTACAGGCGGCCCACTTTGGTCGCATCGCGAAGGACTTGGCAGTAGAGCTGAGGGTGAAGGAGGCGGAGGACATTCTGTACGGGGTGTTCGCAGAAGTGAATGCGCGCGGCGAGCCCAAAAAAAGCTCAGCCCTGTGCGCCTTCCCTCTGACCGATGTCAACCTTGCCATAGACATAGGTGTGGAGGTCTGCTGCAAGCGGAGCCCGGAGCAGCTCTCTCGAGGTCTCTGCCACTTCCAGCCGTGCGAGAGCTGCCCACATGAA GGCTCTGAAGGTAGTGACACTTGCAGCGCCGAACCCACTCTCGTGTCAAAGCCTTACTACAGAGTAGACGTCTTCGACAGGCAGATGAGTGACGTCCTTTTCACTTCTATCCTGGTCACCACTGTTGGAAATCACACGCTGGGTCACTTCGGTACCTCAGATGGCCGCATACTGCAG GTGATTCTTGCTCTGTACCAGCCTATTGTTTTTGCCAACTACTCTCTTGGAGAAAACAAAGTGTCCAGGACAGCAGAAGTGTACTCAGACGAGTCCCTTCTCTTTGTGGTGGGAAATAAG ATGTTCAGGGTGCCCTCTGCAGGACCAGGGTGTGAACATTTCATGACGTGCTCCGTGTGTCTGACGGCTCCAGACTTCATGAACTGCGGCTGGTGTTCAGGACTCTGCAAGAGGGAGCATGAGTGTCTCAAACAGTGGAACAACGACTCCTGTGCACCCGTCATCACAGAG ttttCCCCTAAAACAGCACCTGCTGGTGCTGAGACAGAAGTGACATTGTATGGCTGGGAGTTCCAGTCTCCCCTGCGACCCGCCATCATCAGCGGCAGGACCCACATCGTCACCGTGGGCTCTGGGACCGTGTGCAGCGTGCTGCCCAAAAGGAGCAGCAGTGAAGT TCTAGTATGCAAGATTCGGGAAAACACACCAAAACAGAACCTCAACATCACCCTGGAGGTCCACGAGGGGGTCAAAGCCAAGCGCTGCTACTCAATCGAAGGAACCTCACAGATTCACGGCTTCTCTTTTGTG GAGCCGAGATTGACCGGATTCCGGCCTGAACACGGCCCTGTGTTTGGAGGGACGACGGTTACACTGACAGGAAGACATCTGGATTCTGGGACGCAGAGAGACGTCTTCTTTGCTGACAAGAAGTGCAACATCCAAAG cgTTCGCAAAGAAAGTGGGACTTCTTCGATTGTCTGCCTTACAGCAGCCGCAGTCCGTGTCGGCGAGGTACCCGTGACGATCGTCATTGACAACTTTAATGTGACCACCACCAAGACGTTCTCCTACAAGAAAGATCCCGTTATAACCGCTGTACATCCTAATTGCAGTTTCCAAAG CGGCTCCAAGCTGGTGATAGAAGGTCAGAATCTTGACTCCGCCCACAGGACTGTGGTTGAGTACACGTCCAAAAATCTCAACATACAACGA ATCTGCAGCGGCACAAGTAATGCCACACATTTGGAGTGCTGGGCACCTACTTTTCCAGAAGAACTGCCTGAAGAAAAGTCCGACACAGGAAGCCTTTCTATTTCCATGGATGGGAAAAGGAACCTTTGGAAGAAGCATTTCGAATACCACCCTAATGCGCAGATCATTCCTTTTGAAAATGATGACAACGAATTACTTCTGAAACCAGGAGAAACGGAGGTCTCACTGCAC CATAGCAAACTGAATGCAGTACATCCATGCATGAAGATCACGATGACCATCGGCGGTGTGGACTGCAACGTCAAGGTTCTGTCAAATGAGCTGACGTGCAGGATAGCAAAAGGCCGGGTTATTCCTCAGGAGGGGCTTCCTGTGGAG GTGTCCGTGAACGGGCGAGCTCACGCCGTGGGTAAAGTCGTCCACGATGacggcagcaacaacaacactgtCATTGCGGGAATTGTGATGGGCATCATTGCCGCATCAGCTTTAGGTGCTGGCGTCGCATTAGGCGTGATGATCCatttgaggaagaaaaagagag CCAACATAGAGAATCGTTTGTCAACAATGCTTTCACGCGACCGAATTGGCAGCGGCCGTGATATCTCTCCGACAGGGGACTACAGACGAG TGGATCTGTCCAATCAAACATCGGGTTCAGGGGGAATGGCGTTCCAAGGGTTGTTGTATGCGGCAAGCAACGACCATCTGTCCATTCCTTTAATGGCCAGGGAGAATATCTCAATGGTCAGTCTGAGCTCTGAACTTCTTGAAGAAGTCAAAGACGTTCTGATCCCGGCTGAGATGCTTCGAATTGAGAACAGCCAGATAATCGGAAAAG gCCACTTTGGCACAGTTTACCATGGATACCTGATAGACAGCAAACAGCAAGAGACCCACTGCGCTGTCAAGTCCCTGAACA GGATCACAGATTTGAGGGAGGTGGACCAGTTCCTCAGAGAGGGCATCATCATGAAAGGTTTCCACCACCCTAACATTCTGTCTCTGCTGGGCATCATGCTGCCCAAAGAAGGGCTCCCCCTGGTGGTTCTGCCGTATATGAAGCACGGAGATGTGCGTCACTTCATCCGCTCTGAGAAAAGG AACCCAACAGTGAAAGACTTGATTGGCTTCGGGCTTCAAGTTGCCAAGGGGATGGAGTATCTAGCACAGAAAAAATTTGTCCACCGAGACCTGGCAGCACGTAActgcat GCTCGATGAGACCTTCACCGCTAAGGTGGCCGACTTCGGCATGGCGAGGGACATCTACGACAAGGAGTACTACAGCATTCAAGATCACAAGCGGGTGAAGCTGCCAGTGAAGTGGATGGCCATCGAAAGCTTGCAAACACAAAAGTTCACCATCAAGTCTGATGTG TGGTCATATGGCATCTTAATGTGGGAGCTGTTGACCAGAGGTGCCAGCCCGTATCCAGATGTGGACCCGTACGACATCACACACTACTTGTTGAAGGGACGTCGGCTTCCGCAGCCACAGTTTTGCCCCGATACTCT CTACTCTATAATGCTGACGTGCTGGGACCCGGAGCCCGAGTGCAGACCGAGCTTCAGCAGCCTGGTAACAGAAGTGCAGCACGTGCTGTCCTCTCTGGTAGGAGAGCACTACATAAATCTGAAGGTCACCTACGTGAACTTAGACCAGCTACGGGCCTACCCGTCCCTCACTGGGTCTGCAGAGGAGGCCGAGGCCTCGGACACGGACACAGACGGTGCTGCTGGCAGCTGA